From Triticum urartu cultivar G1812 chromosome 2, Tu2.1, whole genome shotgun sequence, a single genomic window includes:
- the LOC125540859 gene encoding desmethyl-deoxy-podophyllotoxin synthase-like produces the protein MTTEQAIYLVLALLLPLLLLKFIRKRGHGAGQQLPPGPWRLPVIGSLHHITGNPLVHRAFADIARRLGDAPLVYLKLGEVPVVVASSTEAAREVMKTQDVTFATRPWSPTTKIIMSDGVGLAFAPYGAHWRQLRKICIMELLSARRVQSFRNVWEEEVTRLVAVISASTGEPINVSKRLAMLIADMTLRAMIGDRFSKREEFLEVLQQGVKILSGFNLGDLFPSSWLVGFVSGSARQAWENHTKAFELIDCAIKQHEEVKAAAAASNGDGKEGEQEDLLDVLLRIQKEGGHDVPFTMGAIKCLLVDLFSAGSETSATTLIWAMSELMRNPTTMAKAQAEVRNHLQGKPSVTEDDLADLKYMRLVIKETLRLHPSVPLLLPREVTEACKVLGYDMPTGTTVFVNTWAICRDPKHWDAPEEFRPERFESGEVDFKGTNFEYTPFGAGRRICPGMLFAQSSMELALAALLYHFDWELPAGGELDMEEEMGIAVGRKNDLYLYAKVVVPLN, from the exons ATGACCACGGAGCAAGCAATTTATCTCGTCTTGGCTCTCCTCCTGCCTCTCCTGCTCCTCAAGTTCATCAGGAAGCGCGGCCACGGCGCTGGGCAGCAGCTGCCGCCTGGCCCTTGGCGGCTACCGGTCATCGGCAGCCTGCACCACATCACCGGCAACCCACTAGTCCACCGTGCCTTCGCGGACATCGCGCGCCGGCTGGGCGACGCGCCGCTAGTATACCTCAAGCTCGGCGAGGTGCCGGTGGTGGTGGCCTCTTCTACCGAGGCCGCGCGCGAGGTCATGAAGACGCAGGACGTCACGTTTGCGACGCGGCCGTGGAGCCCCACCACCAAGATCATCATGTCCGATGGGGTCGGGCTGGCGTTCGCGCCCTACGGCGCTCACTGGCGCCAGCTCCGCAAGATCTGCATCATGGAGCTGCTCAGCGCCCGCCGGGTGCAGTCGTTCCGCAACGTCTGGGAGGAGGAGGTGACGCGCCTCGTCGCCGTCATTTCAGCTAGTACCGGCGAGCCCATCAACGTCAGCAAGCGGCTCGCCATGCTCATCGCAGACATGACCTTGCGCGCCATGATCGGGGACAGGTTCAGCAAGCGGGAAGAATTCCTGGAGGTGCTCCAACAGGGGGTCAAGATCCTTTCGGGGTTTAACCTCGGCGACCTCTTCCCCTCATCCTGGCTCGTCGGCTTCGTTAGCGGCTCCGCCCGACAGGCGTGGGAGAATCACACCAAGGCCTTCGAGCTCATCGACTGCGCCATCAAGCAGCACGAGGAGGTgaaggccgccgccgccgcgtccaaCGGCGACGGGAAGGAAGGGGAGCAGGAGGACCTATTGGACGTGCTCCTCAGGATACAGAAGGAAGGCGGCCACGACGTCCCTTTCACCATGGGAGCCATCAAGTGTCTATTAGTG GACCTGTTTAGTGCTGGGAGCGAGACGTCGGCGACGACTCTCATCTGGGCCATGTCAGAGTTGATGAGGAACCCAACCACCATGGCAAAAGCACAAGCCGAAGTACGTAACCACCTACAAGGAAAGCCAAGCGTAACTGAGGACGACCTGGCTGACCTCAAGTACATGAGGCTGGTCATCAAGGAGACGCTCAGGCTGCATCCGTCGGTGCCCCTACTGCTGCCGCGCGAGGTCACCGAGGCGTGCAAGGTCCTCGGCTACGACATGCCGACGGGCACCACCGTGTTTGTGAACACGTGGGCGATCTGCCGAGACCCCAAGCACTGGGATGCTCCAGAGGAGTTCAGGCCGGAGCGGTTCGAGTCGGGCGAAGTGGACTTCAAGGGAACCAACTTCGAGTACACACCGTTCGGGGCAGGCCGAAGGATCTGTCCGGGGATGCTGTTCGCGCAGTCTAGCATGGAGCTGGCCCTTGCTGCCCTCCTCTACCATTTTGATTGGGAGCTTCCTGCCGGAGGGGAGTTGGATATGGAGGAGGAGATGGGCATCGCCGTCGGCCGGAAGAACGACCTGTATCTGTATGCCAAAGTCGTCGTGCCGCTTAATTAA